The following are encoded in a window of Longimicrobium sp. genomic DNA:
- the ribE gene encoding 6,7-dimethyl-8-ribityllumazine synthase produces MIEHHGQIRGEGKRFGIVISRFNDLITRQLLAGARDCLRQHGVADDAIEVVWVPGAWEIPGPCRMLAEAGSYDAVIALGCVIRGSTPHFDYVAGTAANGLAAIGVNSRIPIVFGVLTTDTIEQAIERAGTKAGNKGWDAAMVAMEMSDLYTRLGDGSIGGKEAR; encoded by the coding sequence TTGATCGAACATCACGGGCAGATTCGCGGCGAAGGCAAGCGCTTCGGCATCGTCATCAGCCGCTTCAACGACCTGATCACCCGCCAGCTGCTGGCGGGCGCGCGCGACTGCCTGCGCCAGCACGGCGTGGCGGACGATGCCATCGAGGTGGTGTGGGTGCCGGGCGCATGGGAGATCCCGGGGCCCTGCCGCATGCTGGCGGAAGCGGGCAGCTACGACGCGGTGATCGCGCTCGGCTGCGTGATCCGCGGCTCCACGCCCCACTTCGACTACGTGGCGGGCACGGCCGCCAACGGGCTGGCGGCCATCGGCGTGAACTCGCGCATTCCCATCGTGTTCGGCGTGCTGACGACCGACACCATCGAGCAGGCCATCGAGCGCGCGGGCACCAAGGCCGGCAACAAGGGATGGGACGCGGCGATGGTGGCCATGGAGATGAGCGACCTGTACACCCGCCTGGGCGACGGCTCCATCGGCGGCAAGGAGGCCCGGTGA
- a CDS encoding glycosyltransferase family 4 protein, whose translation MKILVLNWQDLANPQSGGAEIHLHEIFGRLARRGHTVHALVSGWPGAPARARADGMEIHRTGGRNTFSLAAPAYYRKHLASEPWDVVVEDLNKVPLFTPYWVRRPLVLLVHHLFGATAFREASVPFAAATWLLERPIPRVYHGLGTQAVSESTADDLVSRGLRRSDITVIHNGVDLAFFSPDPSLPRLAEPTFLYVGRLKKYKRIDLAVEAVHLLKERGHPARLRIAGRGDDEVNLRALVERLGVSDRVSFEGFVSEERKRELLRTSWANVLPSPKEGWGITNVEAGACGTPAVAADSPGLRESVVHGETGLLVSYGDASALADALASLTAERVARLGAGARRFAEGLSWDRAADRTEAHLAEVSTRPR comes from the coding sequence GTGAAGATCCTGGTCCTGAACTGGCAGGACCTCGCCAACCCGCAGTCCGGCGGGGCAGAGATTCACCTGCACGAAATCTTCGGGCGGCTGGCGCGGCGCGGGCACACGGTGCACGCGCTGGTCAGCGGCTGGCCGGGCGCCCCCGCCCGCGCCCGGGCGGACGGGATGGAAATCCACCGCACGGGCGGCCGCAACACCTTCTCCCTCGCCGCGCCGGCATACTACCGCAAGCACCTGGCGTCCGAACCCTGGGACGTGGTGGTCGAGGACCTGAACAAGGTCCCGCTCTTCACCCCGTACTGGGTGCGCCGCCCGCTCGTCCTCCTGGTCCACCACCTGTTCGGCGCGACGGCGTTCCGCGAGGCCTCTGTGCCGTTCGCGGCGGCCACCTGGCTGCTGGAGCGCCCCATCCCGCGCGTCTACCACGGGCTGGGCACGCAGGCCGTCTCCGAAAGCACCGCCGACGACCTCGTTTCCCGCGGCCTGCGTCGAAGCGACATCACCGTCATCCACAACGGCGTGGACCTCGCCTTTTTCTCGCCCGACCCGTCGCTGCCCCGCCTGGCGGAGCCGACGTTCCTGTACGTGGGACGGCTGAAGAAGTACAAGCGCATCGACCTGGCGGTCGAGGCCGTGCACCTGTTGAAGGAGCGCGGCCACCCGGCGCGCCTGCGCATCGCTGGCCGCGGCGACGACGAGGTGAACCTGCGCGCGCTGGTGGAGCGCCTGGGTGTGAGTGACCGGGTGAGCTTCGAGGGATTCGTGAGCGAAGAGCGCAAGCGCGAGCTGCTGCGCACCAGTTGGGCGAACGTGCTGCCCTCGCCGAAGGAGGGGTGGGGGATCACCAACGTGGAGGCCGGCGCCTGCGGCACACCCGCCGTCGCGGCGGACTCGCCGGGGCTGCGCGAATCGGTGGTTCACGGCGAGACGGGCCTGCTCGTATCCTACGGCGACGCCTCCGCCCTGGCCGACGCGCTCGCCTCGCTGACGGCGGAGCGGGTCGCGCGCCTGGGCGCCGGCGCCCGCCGCTTCGCCGAGGGCCTGTCCTGGGACCGCGCAGCGGATCGTACGGAAGCTCACCTGGCGGAGGTCTCCACTCGGCCGCGCTGA
- a CDS encoding bifunctional 3,4-dihydroxy-2-butanone-4-phosphate synthase/GTP cyclohydrolase II, translated as MPFDTIEEALRDIRDGKMVIVADDEDRENEGDLVCAASAVTPEIINFMATHGRGLICLALTAERADELDLKPMSEHNTEALQTAFTVSIDAAHRFGVTTGISAWDRAKTIQVCLDPATKPGDLRRPGHVFPLRARAGGVLRRVGQTEASVDLARLAGLEPAGVICEILNEDGTMARRPQLEEFAARHGLKFITVAQIVAYRLKRERLVHREAEAVIPTPTGDWRIIAYRNDVDQHEHVGMVKGEVQGQDRVMVRMHSECLTGDVFHSMRCDCGEQLEAAMRQIDAEGRGVIVYLRQEGRGIGLVHKLRAYNLQDQGMDTVEANEALGFRADLRDYGIGAQILLDLGLQCVRILTNNPKKIVGLDGYGLSVSEQVPLSVEPNPHNSGYLRTKRDRMGHLFSLEGEDAA; from the coding sequence ATGCCGTTCGATACGATAGAAGAAGCGCTGCGGGACATCCGCGACGGCAAGATGGTGATCGTCGCCGACGACGAGGACCGCGAGAACGAGGGCGACCTCGTCTGCGCGGCCTCGGCCGTTACGCCCGAGATCATCAACTTCATGGCCACGCACGGCCGCGGGCTGATCTGCTTGGCGCTCACCGCCGAGCGCGCCGACGAGCTGGACCTGAAGCCGATGAGCGAGCACAACACCGAGGCGCTGCAGACGGCGTTCACGGTGTCCATCGATGCCGCCCATCGCTTCGGCGTCACCACGGGCATCAGCGCGTGGGACCGGGCCAAGACCATCCAGGTGTGCCTGGACCCGGCGACCAAGCCGGGAGACCTGCGCCGTCCGGGCCATGTCTTTCCGCTGCGCGCCCGCGCCGGCGGCGTGCTGCGGCGCGTGGGGCAGACGGAAGCGTCGGTGGACCTGGCGCGCCTGGCGGGCCTGGAGCCCGCCGGCGTGATCTGCGAGATCCTGAACGAAGACGGCACCATGGCGCGCCGTCCGCAGCTGGAGGAGTTCGCCGCGCGCCACGGGCTGAAGTTCATCACCGTCGCGCAGATCGTGGCCTACCGGCTGAAGCGCGAACGCCTGGTGCACCGCGAGGCGGAGGCCGTGATCCCCACGCCCACGGGCGACTGGCGGATCATCGCCTACCGCAACGACGTGGACCAGCACGAGCACGTGGGGATGGTCAAGGGCGAGGTGCAGGGGCAGGACCGCGTGATGGTCCGCATGCACTCCGAGTGTCTGACGGGTGACGTGTTCCACTCCATGCGCTGCGACTGCGGCGAGCAGCTGGAAGCGGCCATGCGGCAGATCGACGCCGAGGGACGCGGAGTGATCGTGTACCTGCGGCAGGAGGGGCGCGGCATTGGGCTGGTGCACAAGCTTCGCGCCTACAACCTGCAGGACCAGGGGATGGACACGGTGGAAGCCAACGAGGCGCTGGGCTTCCGCGCCGACCTGCGCGACTACGGCATCGGCGCGCAGATCCTGCTGGACCTGGGGCTGCAGTGCGTGCGCATTCTGACGAACAACCCCAAGAAGATCGTGGGGCTGGACGGCTACGGGCTGTCCGTGTCGGAGCAGGTTCCGCTGTCGGTGGAGCCCAACCCGCACAACAGCGGCTACCTGCGCACCAAGCGCGACCGGATGGGGCACCTGTTCTCGCTCGAAGGCGAGGACGCGGCATAG
- the nusB gene encoding transcription antitermination factor NusB, which translates to MNNRSRARGWALQALYAWEQRGGDVSQAIPVLHGLFENLRVSPANRPYSEVLVRLVATNLPRIDRAIVESLTNWRMERLSVIDRAILRLGTAEMMFVDDVPARMVIREAMQLAEKYGTHESARFVNGVLDAVMRRVAPGESAPA; encoded by the coding sequence GTGAACAACCGGAGCCGTGCCCGCGGCTGGGCGCTGCAGGCGCTGTACGCGTGGGAGCAGCGCGGCGGCGACGTGTCCCAGGCGATTCCCGTTCTCCACGGCCTGTTCGAAAATCTTCGAGTGTCGCCCGCCAACCGGCCGTATTCCGAGGTCCTCGTGCGCCTGGTGGCGACAAACCTGCCGCGGATCGACCGCGCCATCGTGGAGTCGCTCACCAACTGGCGGATGGAGCGCCTTTCGGTGATCGACCGCGCCATCCTGCGGCTGGGGACGGCGGAGATGATGTTCGTGGACGACGTACCGGCCCGGATGGTGATCCGCGAGGCCATGCAGCTCGCGGAAAAGTACGGCACCCACGAGAGCGCCCGGTTCGTGAACGGCGTGCTGGACGCGGTGATGCGGCGGGTGGCGCCCGGGGAGTCTGCCCCGGCGTGA
- the purM gene encoding phosphoribosylformylglycinamidine cyclo-ligase, with the protein MSDQPGLSYAAAGVDIDAAHQAMKGVAALVRSTATADTLSELGSFGGLYRVPRGARQPVLVASTDGVGTKLKVAFSTGRHGTVGEDLVNHCVNDILVQGARPLFFLDYVGVGRLEPGVVEELVSGVARGCRNNGCALLGGETAEMPDMYQAGEYDLAGTIVGMVEEDRVLDGKPIRAGDAVVALASTGLHTNGYSLARRIVFDRLGLGADAPFPGEDASVADVLLRVHKSYLQSLYPLIEAGRVRGLAHITGGGLVDNVPRILPEGLDARIDRSTWQVPNLFRVLQREGGVEEMEMYRAFNMGLGMVAVVAADEADAVVRELSAAGEQAWIAGEIVPGAGTVVLS; encoded by the coding sequence GTGTCTGACCAGCCCGGCCTGTCGTACGCGGCCGCGGGCGTCGACATCGACGCGGCCCACCAGGCCATGAAGGGCGTGGCGGCGCTCGTCCGCTCCACCGCCACCGCGGACACGCTTTCGGAGCTGGGTTCGTTCGGCGGGCTGTACCGGGTGCCCCGCGGCGCGCGGCAGCCCGTGCTCGTCGCCTCCACCGACGGCGTGGGCACCAAGCTCAAGGTGGCGTTCTCGACGGGCCGCCACGGCACCGTGGGCGAAGACCTGGTCAACCACTGCGTCAACGACATCCTGGTGCAGGGCGCCCGTCCGCTCTTCTTTCTGGACTACGTGGGCGTGGGGCGGCTGGAGCCGGGGGTGGTGGAAGAGCTGGTGTCGGGCGTAGCGCGCGGGTGCCGGAACAACGGGTGCGCGCTGCTGGGCGGCGAAACGGCCGAGATGCCCGACATGTATCAGGCCGGCGAGTACGACCTGGCGGGTACCATCGTCGGGATGGTCGAAGAAGACCGCGTTCTGGACGGCAAGCCGATTCGTGCGGGCGACGCCGTCGTGGCGCTCGCCTCCACCGGGCTGCACACCAACGGCTACTCGCTCGCGCGGCGCATCGTCTTCGACCGGCTGGGGCTCGGGGCGGATGCGCCCTTCCCCGGCGAGGACGCCAGCGTGGCCGACGTGCTGCTGCGTGTCCACAAGTCGTACCTCCAGTCGTTGTATCCGCTGATCGAGGCGGGGCGGGTCCGCGGCCTGGCGCACATCACCGGCGGGGGGCTGGTGGACAACGTGCCCCGCATCTTGCCGGAAGGGCTGGACGCGCGCATCGATCGCTCGACGTGGCAGGTGCCCAACCTTTTCCGCGTGCTGCAGCGGGAGGGCGGGGTAGAGGAGATGGAGATGTACCGCGCCTTCAACATGGGCTTGGGGATGGTGGCGGTGGTTGCCGCGGACGAGGCTGATGCCGTCGTGCGCGAGCTGTCCGCCGCGGGGGAGCAGGCATGGATCGCCGGGGAGATCGTCCCCGGCGCGGGCACGGTGGTCCTGAGCTGA
- a CDS encoding FmdB family zinc ribbon protein, giving the protein MPTYEYRCPECGNDFEKFQKMSDEPIADCPACGKPAQRRISAGAGLVFKGSGFYITDYQRGEGYKKAAESDGGAKPAETKPSTETKAADTAAAAPKAEPKPAPKSE; this is encoded by the coding sequence ATGCCGACGTACGAGTATCGCTGCCCCGAGTGCGGCAACGACTTCGAGAAGTTCCAGAAGATGTCTGACGAGCCCATCGCCGATTGCCCGGCGTGCGGCAAGCCGGCGCAGCGCCGCATTTCCGCGGGCGCGGGCCTCGTCTTCAAGGGGAGCGGCTTCTACATCACTGATTACCAGCGCGGCGAGGGCTACAAGAAGGCCGCCGAGAGCGACGGGGGCGCCAAGCCCGCCGAGACCAAGCCGTCCACCGAGACCAAGGCAGCCGATACCGCCGCCGCGGCCCCCAAGGCCGAGCCCAAGCCGGCACCCAAGAGCGAGTAG
- the ribD gene encoding bifunctional diaminohydroxyphosphoribosylaminopyrimidine deaminase/5-amino-6-(5-phosphoribosylamino)uracil reductase RibD has protein sequence MTEVSEQDHGWMRRAIALAANGWGRVAPNPMVGCVIVRDGEAVGEGWHTEYGRPHAEPEALRAAGEQARGATAYVSLEPCSHWGKTPPCTDALIAAGVRRVVFGGFDPNPKASGGADVLRAAEIDVVGGVEEQAVRDQNAVFFHAHSPLGAERPFIALKLAMSLDARIADRDGRSVWITGEESRAEVHRLRAGYDAVAVGIGTALADDPQLTVRGPLKPRIPPTRIVFDRTLRLPLDSTLVRTAGEVPTWAVTGSGAADDGRRALEQAGLKIVIGQSLPEQLRALRDAGLRSMFVEGGSVLASALLSADVVDRMYLFYAPVLIGPEGMAPFGGISSPPLGDAVRWRPIETREFGSDTMVTLAR, from the coding sequence GTGACCGAAGTCAGCGAGCAGGATCACGGGTGGATGCGGCGGGCGATCGCGCTCGCGGCGAACGGGTGGGGCAGGGTGGCCCCGAACCCGATGGTCGGCTGCGTGATCGTGCGCGACGGGGAAGCGGTCGGCGAGGGATGGCACACGGAGTACGGCCGCCCCCACGCCGAGCCCGAGGCTCTGCGCGCCGCGGGCGAGCAGGCGCGCGGCGCCACGGCTTACGTCTCGCTGGAGCCGTGCAGCCACTGGGGAAAGACACCGCCGTGCACCGACGCGCTGATCGCGGCCGGCGTGCGGCGCGTCGTTTTCGGCGGGTTCGATCCCAATCCCAAGGCGTCCGGCGGCGCGGACGTGCTCCGCGCCGCGGAGATCGACGTGGTCGGTGGCGTGGAGGAGCAGGCGGTCCGCGACCAGAACGCCGTCTTCTTCCACGCCCACTCGCCGCTCGGCGCCGAGCGCCCGTTCATCGCGCTGAAGCTGGCGATGTCGCTCGACGCCCGCATCGCCGACCGCGACGGGCGCTCCGTCTGGATCACCGGTGAAGAGTCACGAGCCGAGGTGCACCGCCTCCGCGCCGGCTACGACGCCGTGGCAGTCGGCATCGGCACCGCCTTGGCGGACGATCCGCAGCTGACGGTGCGTGGTCCCCTGAAGCCGCGCATCCCACCTACGCGCATCGTGTTCGACCGCACGCTGCGGCTGCCGCTTGATTCTACTCTCGTCCGCACCGCCGGTGAGGTCCCCACGTGGGCCGTCACCGGCTCCGGCGCCGCGGACGACGGCCGGCGCGCGCTGGAGCAAGCTGGCTTAAAGATCGTCATCGGGCAGTCGCTTCCGGAGCAACTGCGTGCGCTCCGCGATGCCGGCCTGCGGTCGATGTTCGTTGAAGGCGGCTCTGTTCTCGCCTCCGCGCTGCTGTCCGCAGACGTCGTGGATCGCATGTACCTGTTCTATGCGCCAGTCCTCATCGGCCCCGAGGGGATGGCACCGTTCGGCGGCATCTCCAGCCCGCCGCTCGGCGACGCGGTGCGCTGGCGCCCAATTGAGACGCGGGAGTTCGGATCCGATACGATGGTCACACTGGCGCGGTAA
- the argS gene encoding arginine--tRNA ligase, which produces MPVEKLQREITRALGEMGVSEPGAIVLERPRNPEHGDWATNVALTLAKPLRKAPRQIADELVGRIDASAAGIRSAEVAGPGFINFRLSSDYLRDGLVRIVSEGDAYGRSNAGQGKPVNVEFVSANPTGPLHIGHGRQAAMGDAVAELLAWDGWAVEREYYYNDAGEQIARLARSVWARYQQAVGNDVAFPEDGYHGGYVGEIAQSLAAEHGDRWRGDDSVDALDEMRRYAVKVLREEQNRDLEGFRVKFDTFFLESSLYGGGAVEDTIRRLRETGLVYEKDGALWLRTTEYGDDKDRVMVKSTGHPTYFLPDVAYHVSKWERGFQRAINVQGADHHGTTARVRAGLQALGLPAGYPEYVLHQMVLVMRGGQEVKFSKRAGDYVTMRELYDEVGVDVARYFFLMRRAEAQLTFDLDLALEQSDRNPVYKVQYAHARMWSIFRRAEVDPATLDATSADLSKLTHDSEAELAKLLLRFPEEVHLSAEAHTPHAICAYLEEVAGAVNSWYHAGNRDATLRVIGAEVTPEQSRARLVLARAVQVVLRNGLAVLGISAPERMDRAEAADTT; this is translated from the coding sequence ATGCCGGTAGAAAAGCTGCAGCGGGAAATCACCCGCGCCCTGGGCGAGATGGGCGTAAGCGAGCCGGGCGCCATCGTCCTGGAGCGCCCGCGCAACCCGGAGCACGGCGACTGGGCCACCAACGTCGCGCTCACGCTCGCCAAGCCGCTGCGCAAGGCGCCGCGCCAGATCGCCGACGAGCTGGTGGGCCGCATCGACGCGTCCGCCGCCGGCATCCGCTCGGCCGAGGTGGCGGGGCCGGGCTTCATCAACTTCCGCCTCTCCAGCGACTACCTGCGCGATGGCCTGGTGCGCATCGTCAGCGAGGGCGACGCGTACGGCCGGTCGAACGCGGGGCAGGGGAAGCCGGTGAACGTGGAGTTCGTTTCCGCCAACCCCACCGGCCCGCTGCATATCGGCCACGGGCGCCAAGCCGCGATGGGCGACGCGGTAGCCGAGCTGCTGGCCTGGGACGGGTGGGCGGTCGAGCGCGAGTACTACTACAACGACGCGGGCGAGCAGATCGCCCGGCTGGCCCGCAGCGTCTGGGCGCGCTACCAGCAGGCGGTCGGCAACGACGTGGCGTTCCCGGAGGATGGCTACCACGGCGGATACGTGGGCGAGATCGCCCAGTCGCTGGCGGCGGAGCACGGAGACCGCTGGCGTGGTGACGACTCCGTCGACGCGCTCGACGAGATGCGGCGGTACGCCGTGAAGGTGCTGCGCGAGGAGCAGAACCGCGACCTCGAAGGCTTCCGGGTGAAGTTCGACACCTTCTTCCTGGAATCGTCGCTGTACGGCGGCGGCGCGGTGGAAGACACCATCCGGCGGCTGCGCGAGACGGGGCTGGTCTACGAAAAGGACGGCGCGCTCTGGCTGCGGACCACGGAGTACGGCGACGACAAGGACCGGGTGATGGTCAAGAGCACCGGCCATCCCACCTACTTCCTCCCGGACGTGGCCTACCACGTCAGCAAGTGGGAGCGCGGCTTCCAGCGCGCCATCAACGTGCAGGGCGCCGACCACCACGGAACGACGGCCCGCGTCCGCGCCGGGCTGCAGGCGCTGGGGCTGCCGGCGGGCTATCCCGAGTACGTGCTACACCAGATGGTGCTGGTGATGCGCGGCGGCCAGGAGGTGAAGTTCAGCAAGCGCGCGGGCGACTACGTGACCATGCGCGAGCTGTACGACGAGGTGGGCGTGGACGTGGCGCGCTACTTCTTCTTGATGCGCCGCGCCGAGGCCCAGCTGACGTTCGACCTGGACCTGGCCTTGGAGCAGTCGGACCGCAACCCGGTCTACAAGGTCCAGTACGCCCACGCGCGGATGTGGTCCATCTTCCGCCGCGCCGAGGTAGACCCGGCTACGCTGGACGCGACGTCGGCGGACCTGTCGAAGCTGACGCACGATTCCGAGGCGGAACTGGCGAAGCTGCTGCTGCGCTTTCCGGAAGAGGTGCACCTTTCGGCCGAGGCGCACACGCCCCACGCGATCTGCGCGTACCTGGAGGAAGTGGCGGGCGCGGTGAACTCGTGGTACCACGCGGGCAACCGCGACGCCACGCTCCGCGTGATCGGCGCCGAGGTGACGCCCGAGCAGTCGCGCGCGCGGCTGGTGCTTGCGCGCGCGGTGCAGGTGGTGCTGCGCAACGGCTTGGCGGTGCTGGGCATCAGCGCCCCGGAGCGGATGGATCGCGCCGAAGCAGCCGATACGACATAG
- a CDS encoding PfkB family carbohydrate kinase has protein sequence MSLLVVGSVALDTVETPFGRAEDALGGSATFFSAAASLLHPVQLVGVIGDDYPVDALNFLSERNVDLAGLERAKGESFRWSGVYSHDLNSRETLETRLGVFADFSPKIPDQFRDAEWVFLGNIDPELQIGVLDQVRKPRFVACDTMNLWIEIKRQRLVELLGRVDLLMVNDGEARQLSGQHNLSKAARWILDRGPRYLIIKKGEHGAILFTPTSTFFAPGYPLEDVFDPTGAGDAFAGGFMAHLAQSGRLEDADLRRAVVYGSVLGSYAVEKFSVERFKDLTAEEIEERVRHFREMTGFELPVSAGV, from the coding sequence ATGTCCCTTCTCGTCGTCGGCAGCGTCGCGCTCGATACCGTCGAAACCCCGTTCGGCCGCGCCGAAGACGCCCTGGGCGGCTCGGCAACCTTCTTCTCGGCCGCCGCGTCGCTGCTGCACCCCGTGCAGCTGGTGGGCGTCATCGGTGACGACTACCCCGTGGACGCGCTCAACTTCCTGTCCGAGCGCAACGTGGACCTCGCCGGGCTGGAGCGCGCCAAGGGCGAAAGCTTCCGCTGGTCGGGCGTCTACAGCCACGACCTGAACTCGCGCGAAACGCTGGAAACGCGCCTGGGCGTGTTCGCCGACTTCTCGCCCAAGATCCCCGACCAGTTCCGCGACGCCGAGTGGGTGTTCCTGGGCAACATCGACCCGGAGCTGCAGATCGGCGTGCTGGACCAGGTGCGCAAGCCGCGGTTCGTGGCCTGCGACACCATGAACCTGTGGATCGAGATCAAGCGCCAGCGCCTGGTGGAGCTGCTGGGCCGCGTGGACCTGCTGATGGTGAACGACGGCGAGGCGCGCCAGCTTTCCGGCCAGCACAACCTGTCCAAGGCCGCTCGCTGGATCCTGGACCGCGGGCCGCGGTACCTGATCATCAAGAAGGGCGAGCACGGGGCCATCCTCTTCACCCCCACCAGCACCTTCTTCGCCCCCGGCTACCCGCTGGAAGACGTGTTCGACCCCACCGGTGCCGGCGACGCCTTCGCGGGCGGCTTCATGGCGCACCTGGCCCAGTCGGGCCGCCTGGAAGACGCCGACCTGCGCCGCGCCGTGGTCTACGGCTCGGTGCTGGGCTCGTACGCGGTGGAAAAGTTCTCGGTGGAGCGCTTCAAGGACCTCACGGCCGAGGAGATCGAAGAGCGGGTGCGGCACTTCCGCGAGATGACCGGCTTCGAGCTGCCCGTGAGCGCCGGTGTCTGA
- the bla gene encoding class A beta-lactamase, translating into MGVPVTARLLALVLAAAACDAPAPRADAAAPESTQAVADTAAPAPSAPAAETIDSLAAIVASSGGSVGIVAVHVETGRRVEHLPAEAFPMASTYKLPIVLAVLTQVDSGRISLDDSVDVMPSDFRIGPSQIADSVGAGGGKATVGAMIRSVMMYSDNTSADRLMRLAGGPQAVMAHVRSRNVDGMRIDRYEGEVHWQYNGVKDVPPPDQWTVAEFNRRIAAVPAAEKEAAHARFWDDPRDTSTPAAFAALLVQVQRRDGLSATSQRVLLDAMERSPTGRGRIRALLPSGTTVADKTGTIGRTTNDVGLITLPDGSHVALAVMVKMSTRTNADEERTIARVARAVYAHFAR; encoded by the coding sequence GTGGGGGTACCAGTGACCGCGCGGCTGCTCGCCCTCGTGCTCGCGGCCGCGGCGTGCGATGCGCCCGCGCCACGGGCGGACGCCGCGGCGCCGGAGAGCACGCAGGCCGTGGCGGATACCGCAGCACCGGCACCGAGTGCGCCCGCCGCGGAGACCATCGACAGCCTGGCCGCGATCGTCGCCTCGTCCGGCGGCAGCGTGGGGATCGTCGCGGTGCACGTGGAGACGGGGCGGCGCGTGGAGCACCTGCCGGCGGAAGCGTTCCCGATGGCGAGCACGTACAAGCTCCCCATCGTGCTCGCCGTCCTGACCCAGGTGGACAGCGGCCGCATCTCGCTGGACGATTCGGTCGACGTGATGCCGTCCGACTTCCGCATCGGCCCCAGCCAGATCGCCGATTCGGTCGGCGCGGGGGGCGGCAAGGCGACCGTCGGCGCGATGATCCGGTCGGTGATGATGTACAGCGACAACACCTCCGCCGACCGCCTGATGCGGCTGGCGGGCGGCCCGCAGGCGGTGATGGCGCACGTCCGGTCGCGCAACGTCGACGGCATGCGGATCGACCGCTACGAAGGCGAGGTGCACTGGCAGTACAACGGCGTAAAGGACGTTCCTCCGCCGGACCAGTGGACCGTGGCCGAGTTCAATCGTCGCATCGCCGCCGTCCCCGCGGCGGAAAAGGAAGCGGCGCACGCGCGGTTCTGGGACGATCCGCGCGACACGTCTACCCCCGCGGCGTTCGCGGCGCTGCTCGTGCAGGTGCAGCGTCGGGACGGGCTTTCCGCCACCAGCCAGCGCGTTCTGCTGGATGCCATGGAGCGCTCGCCGACCGGGCGCGGCCGCATCCGCGCGCTGCTGCCGTCGGGGACCACGGTGGCCGATAAGACGGGTACCATCGGCCGCACGACCAACGACGTCGGCCTGATCACCCTGCCAGACGGGTCGCACGTGGCGCTAGCGGTGATGGTGAAGATGTCGACGCGCACCAACGCGGACGAGGAGCGCACCATCGCCCGGGTGGCGCGGGCCGTGTACGCCCACTTCGCGCGATAG
- a CDS encoding riboflavin synthase codes for MFTGIVEEVGTVAAVEPEGNGVIFTVHASTVLDAMGLGDSVAIEGACLTVTSFSDDGFTVQAIGTTLERTTFGGFRPGRRVNLERALAFGARLGGHLVAGHVDGVGRVTRIEPREELVLIDFKLPEEVVGVTVLHGSITLNGISLTVNDLPEPGVCQVSIIPFTWDHTSISDLKVGDAVNVEGDMIGKFVRNLLGAPVRGGEPGGAAREHVLRAWGYQ; via the coding sequence TTGTTCACGGGCATCGTAGAAGAAGTCGGCACCGTCGCCGCCGTGGAGCCCGAGGGCAACGGCGTGATCTTCACCGTGCACGCCAGCACCGTACTGGACGCCATGGGCCTGGGCGACAGCGTCGCCATCGAGGGCGCCTGCCTGACGGTGACGTCGTTCAGCGATGACGGCTTCACCGTGCAGGCCATCGGCACCACGCTGGAGCGCACGACGTTCGGCGGCTTCCGGCCGGGGCGCCGCGTGAACCTGGAGCGCGCGCTGGCGTTCGGGGCGCGGTTGGGCGGGCACCTGGTCGCGGGGCACGTGGACGGCGTCGGCAGGGTGACGCGCATCGAGCCGCGCGAAGAGCTGGTGCTGATCGACTTCAAGCTGCCCGAGGAAGTGGTCGGCGTGACGGTGCTGCACGGGTCCATCACGCTCAACGGCATCAGCCTGACGGTAAACGACCTGCCGGAACCGGGCGTCTGCCAGGTATCCATCATCCCGTTCACCTGGGATCACACCTCCATCAGCGACTTGAAGGTCGGGGATGCGGTGAACGTGGAGGGCGACATGATCGGCAAGTTCGTGCGCAACCTTCTGGGCGCCCCCGTGCGCGGTGGCGAACCCGGCGGCGCGGCCCGCGAGCACGTTCTGCGCGCGTGGGGGTACCAGTGA